A section of the Mangifera indica cultivar Alphonso chromosome 12, CATAS_Mindica_2.1, whole genome shotgun sequence genome encodes:
- the LOC123192297 gene encoding NAD(P)H:quinone oxidoreductase: MEAVVTTQLPVIKVAALCGSLRKASYNRGLICSAMQLVTNSVNGMEMEYIDIAPLPMLNTDLEVNGTYPPAVEAFRQKILRADCYLFASPEYNYSVTGPLKNAIDWASRPPNVWADKAAAIVSAGGSFGGGRAQYHLRQIGVYLDLHFINKPEFFLNAFQPPAKFDSDGNLIDEQSKEHLKAVLLALKAFTLRLQGKC, encoded by the exons ATGGAGGCAGTGGTAACAACACAGCTGCCAGTGATAAAAGTTGCGGCTCTTTGTGGGTCTCTTCGAAAAGCTTCCTACAACCGTGGCCTTATTTGCTCTG ctATGCAGCTGGTGACGAACTCCGTGAACGGCATGGAGATGGAGTATATTGACATAGCGCCGTTACCTATGCTTAATACTGATCTTGAAGTTAACGGAACTTATCCGCCGGCTGTTGAAGCGTTTCGTCAAAAGATTCTTCGAGCTGATTGTTATCTCTTTGCTTCTCCCGAGTATAATTACTCTGTTACTG GTCCTCTGAAGAATGCAATTGACTGGGCATCCAGACCACCAAACGTCTGGGCTGATAAAGCTGCTGCTATTGTAAGTGCTGGTGGAAGCTTTGGAGGGGGACGAGCACAATATCACCTTCGCCAAATTGGAGTTTATCTTGATcttcatttcattaataaacCTGAATTCTTCTTGAATGCATTCCAGCCTCCTGCAAAATTTGACAGCGATGGCAACTTGATTGACGAACAATCCAAGGAACACTTAAAAGCAGTCCTTCTTGCCTTAAAGGCCTTTACCTTGCGCCTCCAAGGTAAATGCTAA
- the LOC123193637 gene encoding (+)-neomenthol dehydrogenase-like: MSFLMVNRHGPQPIAILKFPSNSGLFGRPIQRKPALPSHLLPYKLDGRSLFVHKSKVLCQWQKQQRSDDLSCFRFRLSLYFFLIILSSHVHFSLFRYAVVTGANKGIGFEICRQLASNGIAVVLTARDEKRGIEAVEKLKSSGYDDVVFHQLDVAEPASISRLADFIASRFGKLDILVNNAGVGGTVLAPDVDVATLSDILKAGPSMKWKEISIQSYELADECVRINYYGAKRMSEALIPLLQLSNSPRIVNVSSLMGKLQLVANKWAMGVLGDVENLTPERVDDVLREYLKDYKEGLLETKGWPDFMSAYILSKAALNAWSRVLAKKYPSILINCVCPGFVKTDINNNTGILTAEEGAESCVRLALLPNGGPSGLFFSRKEETSFELRD, from the exons ATGAGTTTTCTGATGGTCAACCGCCATGGCCCACAGCCCATAGCCATATTGAAATTCCCTTCGAATTCTGGTTTATTTGGTCGTCCGATACAAAGAAAGCCGGCTCTGCCGTCCCACCTCCTTCCTTATAAACTCGATGGAAGATCCCTGTTTGTCCATAAGTCTAAAGTTTTATGTCAATGGCAGAAGCAACAAAGAAGTGATGATTTGTCTTGTTTCAGATTCAGATtgtcattatattttttcctcatAATTTTATCCTCACATGTTCATTTTTCTCTATTCAGGTATGCAGTTGTTACAGGAGCAAATAAGGGGATAGGGTTTGAAATATGTCGGCAATTAGCTTCGAACGGGATTGCGGTGGTGTTGACGGCAAGAGATGAGAAGAGGGGCATTGAAGCTGTTGAAAAGCTGAAAAGCTCTGGCTATGATGATGTGGTGTTTCATCAGCTTGACGTGGCGGAACCTGCAAGTATCAGCCGTCTAGCAGATTTCATCGCAAGTCGATTTGGGAAGCTTGATATTTTG GTGAACAATGCAGGCGTTGGTGGTACAGTCCTAGCGCCAGATGTTGACGTTGCTACTCTATCAGATATTCTCAAG GCAGGTCCCTCAATGAAATGGAAGGAAATATCGATTCAATCTTATGAGCTAGCTGACGAATGTGTTAGAATAAACTACTACGGCGCCAAAAGAATGAGTGAAGCCCTCATTCCCCTCCTCCAGCTATCCAATTCCCCAAGAATTGTTAATGTTTCATCCTTAATGGGGAAGCTACAG CTTGTGGCAAACAAATGGGCAATGGGAGTATTAGGAGATGTGGAGAATCTTACTCCAGAGAGAGTGGATGATGTCCTGAGAGagtatttaaaagattataaagaGGGTTTGCTAGAAACCAAAGGGTGGCCTGATTTTATGTCGgcttatattttatcaaaagcAGCTCTGAATGCTTGGTCAAGAGTTCTGGCGAAGAAGTACCCGAGTATTCTGATTAACTGCGTTTGCCCTGGCTTTGTCAAAACTGACATAAACAACAATACGGGCATATTGACTGCTGAAGAAGGAGCCGAAAGTTGTGTGAGGTTAGCTTTGCTGCCCAATGGTGGTCCTTCTGGTCTGTTCTTTTCTCGGAAAGAAGAGACCTCTTTTGAATTGAGAGATTAG
- the LOC123193283 gene encoding NADPH:quinone oxidoreductase-like, whose protein sequence is MEAAAEAKVVIKVAALCGSIRKGSFHRSLIHAAIEISKESINGMEIEYIDISTLPMLNTDLEVEGTFPPEVEALRKKILEANSVLFASPEYNYSVTAPLKNAIDWASRPPNCWAGKAAAIVSAGGGSGGIRSQYHLRQIGVFLDLHFINKPEFVLKVFEPPSKFDSNGKLVDAEVKEKLKGVLVALHAFSLRLLTKH, encoded by the exons ATGGAGGCAGCTGCAGAAGCAAAAGTAGTGATCAAAGTTGCAGCTCTTTGTGGGTCTATTCGTAAAGGTTCCTTCCACCGTAGCCTCATTCATGCTG CAATCGAGATTTCAAAGGAATCAATTAATGGCATGGAAATAGAGTACATAGACATATCAACATTGCCAATGCTGAACACTGATCTTGAAGTGGAAGGAACATTTCCACCTGAAGTTGAGGCTCTCAGAAAGAAAATACTGGAAGCCAATAGTGTCCTTTTTGCTTCGCCTGAATACAATTACTCTGTCACAG CACCGTTGAAGAATGCAATTGACTGGGCATCGAGGCCACCAAACTGCTGGGCAGGCAAGGCGGCAGCCATAGTAAGTGCGGGCGGTGGGTCTGGAGGAATACGATCACAATATCATCTGCGGCAGATAGGGGTATTCCTGGACCTTCACTTCATAAACAAGCCTGAGTTCGTCTTGAAGGTGTTCGAGCCTCCTTCAAAGTTTGATAGCAATGGCAAGTTGGTCGATGCAGAGGTGAAGGAAAAACTCAAGGGCGTTCTTGTAGCCTTACATGCATTTTCTCTTAGACTCCTAACCAAACATTGA
- the LOC123193282 gene encoding aspartyl protease AED3-like, translating to MKLHLFSLTLLLFFFLTLSHGLNPKCDIPDHGSTLEVFHVFSPCSPFRPSEPVSWEENVLQMQAKDQARLQFLSNLVAGKSVVPIASGRQIIQSPTYIVRAKIGTPAQTMLMAVDNSNDAAWIPCTGCVGCGSTVFNPAGSSSFKPVGCQAPECKQVPNPTCGGTTCSFNLTYASSTIAANLSQDNITLATDSIPNYTFGCIAKATGSSVPPQGLLGLGRGPLSLLSQSQNLYQSTFSYCLPSFKSLNFSGSLRLGPIGQPKRIKSTPLLKNPRRSSLYYVNLMAIRVGRRVVDIPASAFAFDPTTGSGTIIDSGTVFTRLVTPAYTAVRDAFRRRVGLNLTVTSLGGFDTCYSVPISAPTITLMFPGMNVTLPQDNLLIHSTAGSMTCLAMAASPDNVNSVVNVIASMQQQNHRYLFDVPNSRLGVAREPCSS from the exons ATGAAGCTCCATCTCTTCTCCCTAAccctcctcctcttcttcttcctcaccCTATCCCATGGCCTCAACCCTAAATGCGACATCCCTGACCATGGTTCAACCCTCGAGGTTTTTCATGTCTTCAGCCCTTGCTCTCCCTTCAGACCCTCCGAGCCCGTTTCCTGGGAAGAAAATGTGCTGCAAATGCAGGCCAAGGACCAGGCCCGCCTCCAGTTTTTGTCCAACCTTGTGGCCGGAAAATCTGTTGTGCCAATCGCCTCCGGCCGGCAGATTATCCAGAGCCCTACTTATATTGTGAGGGCGAAGATTGGAACCCCTGCTCAAACCATGCTGATGGCTGTGGATAACAGCAATGACGCCGCTTGGATTCCTTGCACTGGCTGCGTTGGTTGTGGTTCTACTGTCTTTAACCCTGCCGGTTCTTCTTCTTTCAAGCCTGTTGGTTGCCAGGCCCCTGAATGCAAACAG GTACCAAACCCCACTTGCGGCGGCACTACCTGTTCATTCAATCTCACCTACGCCAGCTCCACCATTGCAGCCAACCTTTCACAAGACAACATCACCCTAGCTACTGATTCAATCCCCAATTACACCTTCGGCTGCATAGCAAAAGCCACAGGCAGCTCTGTGCCTCCCCAAGGTCTACTAGGCCTGGGGCGTGGCCCCTTGTCGCTTTTGTCGCAAAGCCAAAACTTGTACCAATCCACATTTTCTTACTGCCTTCCTAGCTTCAAGTCCCTTAATTTCTCTGGGTCATTGAGGCTTGGACCCATTGGCCAGCCCAAGAGGATCAAATCCACACCAttgttgaaaaaccctagaagaTCTTCACTTTATTATGTGAATTTGATGGCAATTAGGGTTGGAAGAAGAGTTGTTGATATTCCTGCTAGTGCTTTTGCATTCGATCCCACTACTGGTTCAGGGACCATAATTGATTCTG GCACAGTTTTCACCCGTCTAGTCACACCAGCATATACAGCAGTTAGAGATGCGTTTCGAAGACGGGTGGGCCTCAACTTAACAGTGACAAGCCTTGGTGGGTTTGATACGTGCTATTCAGTCCCAATAAGTGCGCCAACAATAACATTGATGTTCCCCGGGATGAATGTGACACTACCACAAGACAACTTGCTAATTCACAGCACGGCAGGCAGCATGACATGCCTAGCAATGGCTGCATCCCCTGACAATGTGAACTCAGTGGTAAATGTGATAGCCAGCATGCAACAACAAAACCATAGGTATCTTTTCGATGTGCCCAATTCAAGGCTCGGTGTGGCTCGTGAGCCCTGTAGCAGCtga
- the LOC123193636 gene encoding aspartyl protease AED3-like: MELHLLSLTVLRFFFLSLSHGLNPDCNIPDSGSSLQVFHVFSPCSPFRPSKPVSWEEHVLQMQAKDQARVQLLSSHVAGKSVVPIAYGWQIIQSPIYIVRANIGTPAQTMLMAVDTSNDAAWIPCTGCVGCGSTVFNPANSSSFKPVGCQAPQCKQVPNPTCGGTTCSFNLTYGGKYGRSTVEANLLQDSITLATDSIPDYTFGCIAKAIGSSVPPQGLLGLGRGPLSLLSQSQDLYQSTFSYCLPSFKSVNFSGSLKLGPKGQPIRIKSTPLLENPRRPSLYYVNLTAVRVGIRVVDIPPSAFAFDPTTGAGTIIDSGTVFTRLVKPIYTAVRDAYRRRVGVNLTVTTLGEFDTCYSIPIDAPTITLMFSGMNVTLPQENLLIQSTTGNITCLAMAASPDDINSNVNIIANMQQQNHRYLFDVPNKRLGVAREPCS; the protein is encoded by the exons ATGGAGCTCCATCTCCTCTCCCTAACCGTCCTCCGCTTCTTCTTCCTCAGCCTTTCCCATGGCCTCAACCCCGATTGCAACATCCCTGACAGTGGTTCGAGCCTCCAGGTTTTTCATGTCTTCAGCCCTTGCTCTCCCTTTAGACCTTCCAAGCCCGTTTCTTGGGAAGAACATGTGCTGCAAATGCAGGCCAAGGACCAGGCCCGCGTGCAGTTATTGTCCAGCCATGTGGCTGGAAAATCTGTTGTGCCTATCGCCTACGGCTGGCAGATTATCCAGAGCCCTATTTATATTGTGAGGGCAAATATCGGAACCCCTGCTCAAACTATGCTAATGGCTGTGGATACCAGCAATGATGCCGCTTGGATCCCTTGCACTGGCTGTGTTGGTTGTGGCTCTACTGTCTTCAACCCAGctaattcttcttctttcaagCCTGTTGGTTGCCAGGCCCCTCAATGCAAACAG GTACCAAACCCCACTTGCGGTGGCACTACCTGCTCATTCAACCTCACCTACGGTGGAAAATACGGCCGCTCCACCGTTGAAGCCAACCTTTTACAAGACAGCATCACCCTAGCCACTGATTCAATCCCCGATTACACCTTCGGCTGCATAGCAAAAGCCATAGGCAGCTCTGTGCCTCCCCAAGGTCTACTAGGCCTGGGCCGCGGCCCCTTGTCGCTTTTGTCGCAAAGCCAAGACTTGTACCAATCCACATTTTCTTACTGCCTTCCTAGCTTCAAGTCTGTTAACTTCTCTGGGTCATTGAAGCTTGGGCCCAAGGGCCAGCCCATTAGGATCAAATCCACACCATTGTTGGAAAACCCTAGAAGACCTTCACTTTACTATGTGAATTTGACAGCAGTTAGGGTTGGAATAAGAGTTGTTGACATTCCTCCTAGTGCTTTTGCATTTGATCCCACAACTGGTGCAGGGACCATCATTGATTCTG GTACGGTTTTCACTCGTTTAGTCAAACCAATATACACAGCGGTCAGAGATGCATATCGGAGACGAGTGGGTGTCAATTTAACGGTGACAACTCTCGGTGAGTTCGATACGTGCTACTCAATCCCAATAGATGCACCAACAATAACATTGATGTTCTCGGGGATGAATGTGACACTCCCACAAGAGAACCTACTAATCCAAAGTACAACAGGCAACATCACATGCCTAGCAATGGCTGCTTCGCCTGACGATATTAACTCAAATGTGAATATAATAGCCAACATGCAGCAACAAAACCACAGGTATCTTTTCGACGTGCCCAATAAAAGGCTCGGTGTTGCTCGTGAGCCCTGCAGCTGA